In Deinococcus seoulensis, a genomic segment contains:
- a CDS encoding VWA domain-containing protein, translating to MNITFEVTPARPVPATPTVTDLLITVTPAATPGPAPLDLTLVIDTSGSMGGFPLEMARAAASGLLTRLGQDDRAALVTFSGGPVLHAPLQPVGDARTLQGHLSRLRATGGTALHAGRMLCGEESHRREEQHSSRSTFSRGCGARGI from the coding sequence ATGAACATCACCTTCGAGGTCACTCCCGCCCGCCCCGTCCCGGCCACGCCCACAGTCACGGACCTCCTGATCACGGTGACGCCCGCCGCCACGCCTGGCCCGGCGCCCCTGGACCTCACCCTGGTCATCGACACCAGCGGCAGTATGGGGGGCTTCCCGCTGGAGATGGCCCGCGCCGCCGCCAGCGGACTCCTCACCCGGCTCGGCCAGGATGACCGCGCCGCGCTCGTTACGTTCTCGGGCGGCCCCGTCCTGCACGCGCCCCTGCAGCCCGTCGGGGACGCCCGGACCCTGCAGGGGCACCTGAGCAGACTGCGCGCCACCGGCGGTACCGCCCTGCACGCCGGTCGGATGTTGTGCGGTGAGGAAAGCCACAGGCGCGAAGAACAGCATTCTTCGCGCTCTACATTCAGTCGGGGCTGTGGTGCACGGGGTATTTAA
- a CDS encoding transposase family protein, with the protein MRPPISPLPFLTQIPDWRAPTRIHYPWDALWTVILTGLLAGPPNILALTQWLAGHREVLCQHLGLNRLPQQAMIYRFFWSLDQHLPELQRALLD; encoded by the coding sequence GTGAGACCACCCATCAGCCCGCTCCCATTTCTAACCCAAATTCCAGACTGGCGTGCCCCTACCCGCATCCATTACCCATGGGACGCCCTCTGGACCGTCATTCTCACTGGCCTCCTCGCCGGACCACCCAACATCCTCGCCCTCACCCAGTGGCTTGCCGGACACCGCGAGGTGCTGTGCCAGCACCTCGGCCTCAATCGCCTCCCCCAGCAAGCCATGATCTACCGCTTCTTCTGGTCGCTGGACCAGCATCTTCCCGAACTGCAACGCGCCCTGCTGGATTGA
- a CDS encoding ISAs1 family transposase, with protein sequence MKAQHPTAHDRLVILAGDGKVLKGSAREGRSALSFLSVFFHELALTVAQVDQAGRHEAKGMQDLLPTLTTLFGNGWLMTLDAAYTERELTTRIDEAGGAYLVPLKNNTRSLKEWAMFAFTYPAHDHVVNVERRSGEIWERRTSVITGEQVPEEIKEGLCGVQTLIRREHQVTRRDGTQRVEVRYAVSSRLLTAQEAERIWRGHWGIENRSHHCRDVVLHEDACRLRRGAQGRAMLNGVIVALLNGQTRQITALVRRLTIDPLLALQLLIPELASR encoded by the coding sequence GTGAAGGCTCAACATCCCACGGCGCATGACCGCCTGGTCATCCTTGCCGGTGACGGCAAAGTCCTGAAAGGAAGCGCTCGAGAGGGCCGTTCGGCCCTCTCGTTCCTATCGGTCTTCTTCCATGAGCTGGCGCTGACCGTCGCGCAGGTTGATCAAGCAGGGCGTCATGAAGCCAAAGGGATGCAGGATCTGCTCCCCACCCTCACAACCCTCTTCGGGAACGGGTGGCTCATGACGTTGGACGCCGCCTACACCGAGCGGGAACTCACCACTCGAATCGACGAGGCAGGCGGAGCCTACCTCGTCCCACTCAAGAACAACACCCGCTCGCTCAAGGAATGGGCGATGTTCGCGTTCACGTACCCGGCGCACGATCACGTCGTGAACGTCGAGCGGCGCAGCGGGGAGATCTGGGAGCGGCGTACGTCGGTGATCACCGGCGAGCAGGTCCCAGAGGAGATCAAGGAAGGGCTGTGTGGTGTGCAGACGTTGATCCGCCGTGAACATCAGGTGACGCGCCGCGATGGCACACAACGGGTTGAGGTGCGGTATGCCGTCAGCAGCCGGCTGCTGACGGCTCAGGAAGCGGAGCGCATCTGGCGTGGTCACTGGGGTATTGAGAATCGAAGCCACCATTGCCGGGATGTCGTGCTGCACGAGGATGCGTGTCGGTTGCGCCGGGGAGCACAGGGACGGGCGATGCTCAATGGCGTGATTGTGGCGCTACTCAACGGACAGACCCGTCAGATCACGGCGCTGGTGCGTCGCCTGACCATTGATCCGTTGCTCGCTCTTCAACTCCTGATTCCTGAACTCGCGTCAAGATAA
- a CDS encoding DUF6884 domain-containing protein: protein MRTLVVVPCGAKKIWAEEPSLGAVRAADAYVGVPFRVNRAYAEVVGDAWVILSARYGFLAPDDLLEGPYEVTFKRKKTSPVAVETLRRQVIERDLASFDRVIGLGGVEYRAALAEAFRDHADVTFPFAGLALGYSLQATKAATAAAEK from the coding sequence ATGCGAACACTGGTGGTGGTGCCGTGCGGGGCGAAGAAGATCTGGGCGGAGGAGCCGTCGCTCGGGGCGGTGCGGGCGGCAGACGCGTACGTGGGCGTGCCGTTCCGGGTGAACCGGGCGTACGCCGAGGTGGTGGGAGACGCATGGGTGATCCTGAGTGCCAGGTACGGCTTCCTGGCGCCGGACGACCTGCTGGAGGGGCCGTACGAGGTGACGTTCAAGCGGAAGAAGACGAGCCCGGTGGCGGTGGAGACGCTGCGGCGACAGGTGATCGAGCGGGACCTGGCGTCGTTCGACCGGGTGATCGGGCTGGGCGGCGTGGAGTACCGCGCAGCGCTGGCGGAGGCGTTCCGCGATCACGCCGACGTGACATTCCCGTTTGCGGGGCTGGCGCTGGGCTACAGCCTGCAGGCGACCAAGGCGGCAACTGCAGCGGCCGAAAAGTAG